In Vibrio diazotrophicus, the following proteins share a genomic window:
- a CDS encoding substrate-binding periplasmic protein, protein MFRNFLISLCLLLSANVAIVEAHPLESLVYYTEDYPPFNFRENGVIKGISVDLLHEMTSASGVEIPKNNIILLPWSRSYRSALIQKNSGLFSTTKTSHREDLFQWIGPIDIAKVAVMARKGSNIVINSPIDMAKYRIGVMRDDVGEQMLFSLGVPRESMQEATHISRLIELLYKNRIDLLVYDERSAGWLIERAGYGTGSFESVYTLEQSEIYYAFNKSVDKTVIKELQKNLDNIKNTTDSLGKTRYQSIVEKYQ, encoded by the coding sequence ATGTTTCGAAACTTTTTGATATCTTTGTGTTTGCTTCTGTCTGCAAATGTCGCAATAGTCGAAGCTCATCCTCTTGAGTCTTTGGTTTATTACACTGAAGACTATCCCCCTTTCAACTTTCGGGAAAACGGGGTAATTAAAGGCATTTCTGTCGACTTACTACACGAAATGACCTCAGCTTCTGGCGTAGAGATTCCCAAAAACAACATCATTTTACTGCCATGGTCACGTTCATATCGATCTGCTCTGATTCAAAAGAATAGCGGGCTGTTTTCCACGACGAAAACATCACACAGAGAAGACCTATTTCAATGGATCGGGCCAATTGATATCGCCAAGGTAGCTGTCATGGCGCGTAAAGGAAGCAACATAGTTATTAACTCGCCAATAGATATGGCGAAGTATCGCATAGGAGTCATGAGGGACGATGTAGGTGAACAGATGCTGTTTTCTTTAGGTGTCCCGAGAGAATCCATGCAAGAAGCAACACATATTAGCCGCTTAATTGAACTGCTTTATAAAAATCGAATAGATTTGTTGGTGTACGATGAACGCTCGGCAGGCTGGTTAATCGAAAGAGCCGGTTATGGAACGGGCAGCTTCGAGAGCGTATACACACTTGAGCAAAGTGAAATCTATTATGCTTTCAACAAAAGCGTAGATAAAACAGTGATTAAAGAGCTACAAAAAAATCTCGACAACATTAAAAATACAACAGATTCTCTGGGAAAAACTCGTTATCAGTCCATCGTCGAAAAATATCAGTAG
- a CDS encoding DUF2726 domain-containing protein gives MTNIFIVVAILVLFFYIIQKTVTRRDETKDFAYKSKGAALNMTESAFYNALKTAVGDHGVVLAKVSMANLVAPTKTINKKEWFIAYNRIAKSYFDFVVCDARTLEPRVIIELDDGKELKKGKVEREKLLIHVCKSANIPLIGTNVKLSYQVSKLRRLLAAHIDLIESDKEVRFCKRCGSPMVIKTASQGDFKGRRFFTCSRQPHCTYTENYNVVFEQDNFDDDPNIERLN, from the coding sequence ATGACCAACATTTTTATTGTTGTTGCCATTTTGGTTTTGTTTTTCTATATCATTCAGAAAACAGTTACTCGTCGTGACGAAACAAAAGACTTTGCATACAAGTCAAAGGGGGCAGCCCTGAATATGACAGAAAGTGCTTTTTATAACGCTCTGAAGACGGCAGTAGGTGATCATGGTGTAGTGCTAGCAAAAGTGAGTATGGCGAATCTCGTTGCCCCTACAAAAACTATTAATAAGAAAGAGTGGTTTATCGCCTACAACCGAATCGCGAAAAGTTATTTTGACTTTGTTGTTTGTGATGCTCGTACATTAGAGCCAAGAGTGATCATTGAACTTGATGACGGGAAGGAACTGAAAAAAGGCAAAGTTGAACGTGAAAAATTGCTTATTCACGTATGCAAATCCGCCAACATCCCACTGATTGGCACCAATGTGAAACTGAGTTACCAGGTAAGTAAACTGAGACGTTTGCTCGCTGCACATATTGACCTTATTGAATCAGATAAAGAAGTGCGTTTTTGTAAACGCTGTGGTAGCCCTATGGTGATAAAAACGGCTAGCCAAGGTGATTTTAAAGGGCGTCGATTCTTTACTTGCAGCCGTCAGCCACACTGCACATACACAGAAAACTACAACGTGGTGTTTGAGCAGGACAACTTTGATGACGACCCAAATATAGAGCGCCTAAACTAA
- a CDS encoding GGDEF domain-containing protein, translated as MDVHIFDNSHTLRASVLTGVSLFMSVIALCFAVFHFHVTGKYFHSGLDLILGGYSFYAYQLAKKNKHKKHHIQIFVYLFTFVASTSIYTQPIEHGTYVWTMLFPIFFYSLLGIKQGRAFCFAVLLIHLTSIYHKVDSNQVLQALPTFTNLIACYVCIWIIAHIYEFNRRNIENSLTYLASRDSLTGAHNRLSLTSTFKHFETHKDDETTLCLLFIDLDYFKKVNDQYGHDAGDKVLMETTRLLCQVVGDDNLYRIGGEEFCVTLFDHPIELAEQVGERVRSMMSQHLFAFGDKRIHITLSVGICEYSDGDKLSDLLKLADLQLYKAKENGRNQVRLSRASKDLTEDTSTC; from the coding sequence ATGGACGTTCATATTTTCGATAACTCACACACTCTACGAGCTTCCGTCTTAACGGGAGTCAGTCTTTTCATGTCTGTTATTGCACTTTGTTTTGCGGTTTTTCACTTCCATGTGACTGGTAAATATTTTCACTCAGGGCTAGATCTCATTTTAGGGGGATACTCTTTTTATGCTTATCAATTAGCTAAGAAAAACAAGCATAAAAAACATCACATTCAAATCTTCGTCTACTTATTTACCTTCGTGGCATCGACCTCTATTTATACACAGCCGATTGAACATGGTACTTATGTATGGACAATGCTGTTCCCTATTTTCTTTTATTCTCTATTGGGGATAAAACAAGGCCGCGCTTTCTGTTTTGCTGTGCTTCTTATTCACCTAACCAGCATTTACCACAAAGTAGACTCGAACCAAGTGTTGCAAGCACTTCCGACTTTTACCAACCTTATTGCTTGTTACGTGTGCATATGGATCATTGCTCACATCTACGAGTTCAACCGAAGAAACATTGAAAATTCACTTACTTATCTAGCATCTCGAGACTCATTAACCGGTGCACACAACCGCTTGTCCCTGACTTCGACTTTTAAGCATTTTGAAACTCATAAAGACGATGAAACAACACTTTGTCTGCTTTTTATTGATTTGGACTATTTCAAGAAAGTGAATGACCAATATGGCCATGATGCTGGTGACAAAGTATTGATGGAAACCACCCGCCTGCTTTGCCAAGTGGTCGGTGACGATAATCTTTATCGGATTGGCGGCGAGGAATTCTGCGTTACTCTTTTTGATCATCCGATTGAACTAGCAGAGCAAGTTGGAGAGCGAGTCCGCTCAATGATGAGCCAGCACTTGTTCGCTTTTGGTGATAAAAGAATTCACATTACACTCAGTGTCGGCATCTGCGAATATAGTGACGGAGACAAACTCAGTGATCTCTTGAAGCTCGCAGATCTTCAGCTCTATAAAGCAAAAGAAAACGGACGTAATCAAGTCCGTTTGAGTCGCGCTTCAAAAGATCTCACAGAAGATACCAGCACCTGTTAA
- a CDS encoding transposase, giving the protein MKKQFNEQQIITILKVADAGIPARELCRKYGFSDTTFYTWRKKIRRGGCL; this is encoded by the coding sequence ATGAAAAAGCAATTCAATGAACAACAAATCATTACTATTTTAAAGGTAGCGGATGCGGGTATTCCCGCCCGAGAGCTTTGCCGTAAATATGGGTTCTCAGATACAACGTTCTACACATGGCGCAAAAAAATACGTAGGGGTGGATGTCTCTGA
- a CDS encoding ABC transporter substrate-binding protein, giving the protein MKQKMTMLTALLASSLLAAGSANANEIKHGGTLTVPIINTGFVENFNPYTTKDLLHGVMYEPLLVFNNMTGKTDFRLAQSFSYSDDLKTLTLKLRDGLKWSDGTSLTADDVVYSFMLTKDFPAFDQKGIWTGNNLQTISAKDNTTVVFTLNDADSTFVWNLERYHIVPKHVWSTVKDLTTFTNPNPVGSGPMTVVKYLKPQQMELCRNPNYYLEGRPYLDCINFRSYNDNSQIQPALIKGEIDWGSNFIADVESTFVEQDKANNHFWYPANDAIHLYVNTKKAPFDDLRVRQALSMALDRQEIVDIGAYGYPTPNYNVGGIGELYKTYIDPKIEQKYSYVTQYNVEKAKQLLEKAGIVDRNGDGFRDNQDGSALEFDIEVVNGWTDWIQVVQMVTEYFEDVGIKANVKTVDWAVYDANLKESKYTMSINWSMVATNPILAYQEYFLTSRIGKTWHAGHGIHSPEIDKLIESFGKTGDAQEQQAIISKLQEYTAENLPFIPLFSNPTWFQYSTKKIVGWPNSENPYVQPVWYDGGKRVIIINNLHLK; this is encoded by the coding sequence ATGAAACAGAAGATGACAATGCTAACGGCTTTACTAGCTTCTTCTCTACTAGCTGCGGGCTCTGCTAATGCCAACGAAATAAAGCATGGAGGAACACTTACAGTACCTATTATAAACACAGGTTTTGTAGAGAACTTCAATCCTTACACCACCAAAGATCTTTTGCACGGAGTGATGTATGAACCTCTTTTAGTATTTAACAATATGACTGGTAAAACCGATTTCCGTTTGGCTCAATCGTTCTCTTATTCTGATGATTTAAAGACTCTAACTCTAAAGCTGCGAGATGGTCTGAAGTGGTCAGATGGCACTTCTCTTACTGCAGATGACGTAGTCTACAGTTTTATGTTAACCAAAGACTTCCCTGCGTTCGACCAGAAAGGAATTTGGACCGGAAACAACTTACAAACCATTTCTGCGAAAGACAATACAACGGTTGTGTTTACGCTGAATGATGCAGACTCCACTTTTGTGTGGAACTTGGAGCGCTACCACATAGTGCCTAAGCATGTTTGGTCAACAGTGAAAGATTTGACTACTTTTACAAACCCAAACCCTGTCGGCAGCGGCCCGATGACTGTTGTTAAATACCTAAAACCACAACAAATGGAACTATGTCGTAACCCTAACTATTACCTAGAAGGGCGCCCATATCTGGATTGTATCAATTTCCGTTCCTACAACGATAACTCGCAAATTCAACCTGCGTTGATTAAGGGGGAAATTGACTGGGGTTCAAACTTCATTGCTGATGTTGAATCAACGTTCGTTGAGCAAGATAAAGCCAATAACCATTTCTGGTACCCGGCGAACGATGCAATTCACCTTTATGTAAATACTAAGAAGGCGCCGTTTGACGATCTGCGTGTACGCCAAGCTCTTTCTATGGCGCTTGATCGCCAAGAGATTGTTGACATTGGTGCTTATGGTTATCCAACACCTAATTACAACGTGGGCGGTATTGGTGAGTTGTACAAAACATATATTGATCCAAAAATTGAGCAAAAATATAGTTATGTAACACAATACAACGTCGAAAAAGCAAAACAGCTGCTTGAAAAGGCAGGTATCGTCGACCGCAATGGTGATGGTTTCCGCGATAATCAAGATGGTTCAGCCCTAGAATTTGACATCGAAGTGGTCAATGGCTGGACAGATTGGATTCAAGTGGTACAGATGGTCACTGAATACTTTGAAGATGTTGGCATCAAAGCCAACGTAAAAACAGTTGACTGGGCCGTGTATGACGCCAACTTGAAAGAAAGCAAGTACACAATGTCGATTAACTGGTCGATGGTAGCTACGAACCCAATTCTAGCTTACCAAGAATATTTCTTAACATCACGTATCGGCAAGACCTGGCATGCGGGACACGGTATTCACTCTCCGGAGATCGACAAACTGATTGAAAGCTTCGGTAAGACTGGTGATGCGCAGGAACAACAAGCGATTATTTCGAAGTTGCAGGAGTACACTGCAGAAAACCTACCATTTATCCCACTGTTTTCCAACCCAACCTGGTTCCAATACAGCACCAAAAAAATTGTTGGTTGGCCGAACTCAGAAAACCCATATGTTCAGCCAGTGTGGTACGACGGTGGTAAACGTGTGATTATTATCAACAATTTACACCTGAAATAA